A region from the Rheinheimera mangrovi genome encodes:
- the rep gene encoding DNA helicase Rep has product MKLNSQQNDAVHYISGPCLVLAGAGSGKTRVITNKIAYLIQQCDMPAKHIAAVTFTNKAAREMKERIKQQLARPLLRGLTVSTFHTLGLEILKKEYRAIGYKPNFTLFDDQDSMALLKELTDDELQGDKDLLKALQSKISSWKNDLTLPGQALARATDAQSISFANFYQQYAQQLRAYNALDFDDLIMVPTLLFASNEQVRQKWQQKIQYLLVDEYQDTNTSQYELVKWLVGERQRFTVVGDDDQSIYSWRGAKPQNLVLLGKDFPNLKVIKLEQNYRSAERILKAANILIANNPHEYDKRLFSELGYGVPLRVLPTRNEEDEAEKVVAEIISHRFINRTQYKEYALLYRGNHQARVFEKALLTNRIPYKVSGGTSFFSRAEIKDIMAYLRLLVNQDDDNAFLRIINTPKREIGAATLERVGSLANEKHISLFAACFEPELAERLPARGLQAVQNFANWINNVADNALRADPKDAVKDLIRQSQYEAWLFESSASPKAAEMALKNINELYRWISEMLEGKDDEEPLSLNEVVTKLTLRDMMERQEQEDEADQVQLLTLHASKGLEFPYVFMVGMEEGLLPHQSSIDEDNVEEERRLAYVGITRAQRELIFTYARERRQYGEIIKPEPSRFLYELPADDLEWSKAAPVKTEQQRQETGLAHIDRLRQLLKKP; this is encoded by the coding sequence ATGAAACTTAACTCTCAACAAAACGATGCGGTGCATTATATCAGCGGGCCTTGCCTGGTTCTGGCTGGCGCTGGCAGCGGCAAAACACGGGTAATCACCAATAAAATTGCGTACTTAATTCAGCAATGTGATATGCCTGCCAAACATATAGCGGCCGTAACTTTTACCAATAAAGCCGCCCGCGAAATGAAAGAGCGGATCAAGCAGCAGTTAGCACGGCCTTTGCTGAGGGGTTTAACAGTCTCTACCTTTCACACCTTAGGCTTAGAGATCCTGAAAAAGGAATATCGTGCTATTGGCTATAAGCCCAACTTCACGCTGTTTGACGATCAGGACAGCATGGCGCTACTCAAAGAGCTGACCGATGACGAGCTGCAAGGTGATAAAGATTTACTGAAAGCTTTGCAAAGCAAAATATCTTCGTGGAAAAACGATTTAACCTTGCCTGGTCAGGCTCTGGCTCGTGCCACAGACGCACAAAGTATCAGCTTTGCCAACTTCTACCAGCAATACGCCCAGCAACTGCGGGCCTACAACGCTTTGGATTTTGACGATTTAATTATGGTGCCCACCCTTTTGTTTGCCTCTAACGAGCAAGTGCGGCAGAAGTGGCAGCAAAAAATTCAGTACCTCTTGGTGGATGAATATCAGGATACCAACACCAGTCAGTACGAACTGGTGAAATGGCTGGTGGGTGAGCGTCAACGCTTTACTGTGGTTGGCGACGACGACCAGTCGATTTATTCCTGGCGAGGTGCCAAACCACAAAATCTGGTGTTATTGGGTAAAGATTTCCCGAATTTAAAAGTCATTAAGCTGGAGCAAAACTATCGCTCAGCCGAACGAATTCTCAAGGCGGCCAATATTCTGATCGCCAATAACCCACACGAATATGATAAACGACTCTTCAGCGAACTGGGTTATGGTGTGCCTTTACGGGTATTACCGACTCGTAACGAAGAAGATGAAGCGGAAAAAGTAGTGGCAGAGATTATTTCGCACCGCTTTATTAACCGCACCCAATACAAAGAATACGCCTTGCTGTATCGCGGCAACCATCAGGCACGGGTATTTGAAAAGGCACTGCTCACCAACAGAATTCCTTATAAAGTGTCAGGTGGCACTTCGTTTTTTTCCCGTGCTGAAATTAAAGACATCATGGCCTATTTACGTTTGCTGGTGAATCAGGACGATGACAATGCGTTTTTGCGTATTATCAACACGCCAAAACGTGAAATAGGCGCAGCTACGCTGGAAAGAGTGGGCAGTTTGGCCAACGAAAAACATATCAGCTTGTTTGCGGCCTGCTTCGAACCTGAATTGGCAGAACGTTTGCCAGCTCGTGGCCTGCAGGCGGTGCAGAATTTTGCCAACTGGATTAATAATGTGGCAGACAACGCGCTGCGAGCAGATCCAAAAGATGCAGTAAAAGATTTGATCCGGCAAAGCCAGTACGAAGCCTGGTTATTTGAAAGCAGTGCCAGCCCCAAAGCAGCTGAAATGGCGCTGAAAAATATCAATGAGCTGTATCGCTGGATCAGTGAAATGCTCGAAGGCAAAGACGATGAAGAACCACTGAGCTTAAACGAAGTGGTCACCAAACTCACACTACGGGACATGATGGAGCGTCAGGAGCAGGAAGATGAAGCCGATCAGGTACAACTGCTGACGTTACATGCTTCTAAAGGTTTGGAATTCCCTTATGTCTTTATGGTCGGTATGGAAGAAGGTTTGCTGCCACATCAAAGCAGCATAGATGAAGACAATGTGGAAGAAGAACGCCGTCTGGCTTATGTGGGTATTACCAGAGCACAACGTGAGCTGATTTTTACTTATGCCCGCGAGCGCCGTCAGTATGGTGAAATTATCAAACCTGAACCAAGCCGGTTTTTATATGAATTGCCTGCGGATGATTTAGAGTGGAGCAAAGCGGCCCCAGTCAAAACTGAGCAGCAACGACAAGAAACAGGACTGGCGCACATTGACAGATTACGCCAACTGTTGAAAAAGCCCTGA
- a CDS encoding c-type cytochrome: MKKLTFALVLMTTAAIANVAAQEADNEAIKKRLEPVGQVYLAGAQAAADTGPKGPRTGEQVYQGACFACHGTGALDAPKKGDAAWKPRLAQGLDVLKKHAIEGIRSMPPRGTCGDCSDDEIEAAIKFMTEGV; this comes from the coding sequence ATGAAAAAACTCACTTTTGCCTTAGTGCTGATGACAACTGCTGCAATAGCCAACGTTGCTGCACAGGAAGCAGACAACGAAGCAATTAAAAAACGTCTTGAGCCTGTAGGCCAGGTTTACCTGGCTGGTGCACAGGCTGCAGCAGATACCGGACCTAAAGGTCCACGTACAGGCGAGCAAGTTTATCAGGGCGCTTGTTTTGCATGTCACGGTACTGGTGCTTTAGATGCGCCTAAAAAAGGTGATGCAGCCTGGAAACCTCGTTTAGCGCAGGGTCTGGATGTATTGAAGAAACATGCTATCGAGGGTATCCGTTCTATGCCTCCTCGTGGTACTTGTGGCGATTGTTCTGATGATGAAATTGAAGCCGCTATCAAGTTTATGACCGAAGGCGTTTAG
- a CDS encoding diguanylate cyclase domain-containing protein, with amino-acid sequence MKDITTLDKAHHLVVSQLRRLRKLAAGYKQAYIIQGALLKLSELASGIKDMREFYPAIHRLLNQQLKADNFYVVLCDQDQQFMLEYFADEKDQQVLLDAPSDAFASGLTGYVARTKQALLCDQDGYRRLVETGDITAQGTACQYWLGVPLCRGEKIIGVMAIQSYDPECRYNQHDLALISNIAIHTVTAIDRVKSRELLEQTVRERTKQLRNTNQSLEKEIRERTNAEQLQSALYKISEMTAKSTDMMSFYHEVYQILSELMKADNCYIALLNEAGDRLHFPFYLDQYTPTPRERALQSGLTEYVIRSGEAKLISQAQLLDLIKTGVVDRVQSSLGHHAMSTSWLGAPLLVGEQVLGVIALQCYDNTYSYSEQELNLLRFVSQHIAVAISRKLNTEQQKLQHEELEKRIFERTRELRQTNLFLRLQVEERKKAEEKLFHEANHDALTGLANRQMFLMQLRQRFSYRNREATPRFALLFIDLDRFKLINDTLGHHIGDLFLIEVSRRLQQTVREHDLVARLGGDEFVVLLGQIQSDIDAEEVAERLIESLRQPMMLEGQQVCSGASLGIACCQPEYQNADELLRDADAAMYQAKSFGRNRFVIFNDSMRQQMLQELGQEQALQQAVDQQQFAPAFRPLLQGDEQILGYQVVLEWLRGDAEQKAELSRQATQAGLMPDIELELVRQICQKNASAEIFSITLSSGHLNNTLLFDKLCNVLRHSVLPLHQLCIGFNEADLLRLTSTQLANLHQLKRLGIRLLLDQFAAEVAALGLLVQYPFDLVVLDTAFSRSLQRSDHRKQLLQVLLSLAQTHKYRLVAAVAETDESRAYLTQLGCCYFAESSPVSETQSGLFQQLA; translated from the coding sequence TTGAAGGATATAACAACTCTGGATAAAGCCCACCACCTTGTGGTTAGTCAGTTGCGCCGTTTGCGTAAGCTGGCTGCTGGCTATAAACAGGCTTATATCATTCAAGGCGCTTTACTGAAGCTGTCAGAATTAGCTTCTGGCATTAAAGATATGCGCGAGTTTTACCCTGCCATTCACCGTTTATTAAACCAGCAACTCAAAGCCGATAATTTTTACGTGGTGCTCTGTGATCAGGACCAGCAGTTTATGCTGGAATACTTCGCGGACGAAAAAGATCAACAAGTTTTACTGGATGCGCCTTCCGACGCTTTTGCTTCTGGCCTGACTGGTTATGTGGCGCGGACTAAGCAAGCGCTGTTGTGTGATCAGGACGGTTATCGCCGACTGGTTGAAACCGGTGATATTACGGCGCAGGGCACGGCTTGTCAGTATTGGTTGGGTGTGCCTTTATGCCGTGGTGAAAAAATTATTGGTGTGATGGCGATTCAAAGTTATGACCCGGAGTGTCGCTACAATCAGCATGATTTAGCGCTGATCAGCAATATCGCCATACATACAGTGACAGCCATAGACAGAGTGAAAAGCCGTGAATTGCTGGAGCAAACCGTACGTGAGCGTACTAAGCAGTTGCGCAATACCAATCAGTCGCTGGAAAAAGAAATTCGCGAGCGCACCAATGCAGAACAATTGCAGTCGGCTTTGTATAAAATTTCTGAGATGACAGCAAAAAGCACCGACATGATGAGTTTTTATCATGAGGTGTACCAGATTTTGTCCGAACTGATGAAAGCAGATAACTGCTACATAGCGCTGTTGAATGAAGCCGGTGATCGCTTACATTTCCCCTTTTATTTAGACCAATACACGCCAACGCCGAGAGAGCGCGCTTTGCAAAGTGGCTTAACTGAGTATGTGATCCGCTCTGGTGAAGCCAAGCTCATCAGTCAGGCTCAGTTATTAGACTTAATTAAAACTGGTGTCGTTGATCGAGTGCAATCCAGCTTAGGCCATCATGCCATGTCGACCAGCTGGTTAGGCGCTCCTCTATTGGTGGGGGAACAGGTGCTGGGTGTCATTGCACTGCAGTGTTATGACAATACTTACAGCTACAGCGAACAAGAGCTGAACCTGTTGCGTTTTGTGTCTCAGCATATAGCTGTGGCTATTTCGCGAAAACTAAACACAGAACAACAAAAGCTGCAGCATGAAGAGCTGGAAAAACGTATTTTTGAGCGGACCCGCGAATTACGTCAAACCAATTTATTTCTGCGTTTGCAGGTGGAAGAGCGGAAAAAAGCCGAAGAAAAACTGTTTCACGAAGCCAACCATGATGCGTTAACTGGTCTTGCAAACCGTCAGATGTTTTTAATGCAGTTGCGTCAGCGTTTTTCCTATCGCAACAGAGAAGCAACGCCGCGTTTTGCTTTGTTATTTATTGATTTAGACCGTTTTAAACTGATCAACGATACGCTGGGGCACCACATCGGCGATTTGTTTTTAATCGAAGTCAGCCGACGTTTACAGCAAACTGTGCGTGAACATGATTTAGTGGCTCGTTTAGGTGGTGATGAGTTTGTTGTTTTATTAGGCCAAATTCAAAGCGATATAGATGCGGAAGAAGTAGCGGAGCGTTTGATTGAATCTCTGCGTCAGCCGATGATGCTTGAAGGTCAGCAAGTCTGTTCAGGTGCCAGTTTAGGTATTGCCTGTTGTCAACCTGAATATCAAAACGCCGACGAATTATTAAGAGACGCTGATGCGGCTATGTATCAGGCCAAGTCGTTTGGCCGCAACCGCTTTGTTATTTTTAATGACTCCATGCGTCAGCAAATGCTGCAGGAGCTGGGACAGGAACAAGCCTTACAACAGGCTGTGGACCAACAGCAGTTTGCACCAGCCTTCCGGCCTTTATTGCAAGGCGATGAACAAATCTTGGGTTATCAGGTCGTGCTGGAGTGGCTGCGGGGGGATGCAGAACAAAAAGCTGAATTAAGCCGCCAGGCCACTCAAGCCGGTTTAATGCCTGATATTGAATTGGAACTGGTGCGTCAGATTTGCCAGAAAAATGCCAGCGCAGAAATATTCAGCATTACATTAAGCAGCGGCCATCTGAACAATACCTTGCTGTTTGATAAGCTTTGTAATGTATTACGCCATTCGGTCTTGCCTTTACATCAGTTGTGTATTGGCTTTAACGAAGCCGATTTGTTGCGTTTAACTTCTACCCAACTGGCAAATTTACATCAGTTGAAGCGACTTGGTATTCGCTTATTGCTGGATCAGTTTGCTGCCGAAGTGGCTGCTTTAGGTTTACTGGTACAGTATCCATTTGATCTCGTTGTGTTAGACACTGCCTTTAGCCGCAGTTTACAGCGCAGTGATCATCGTAAACAGCTGCTGCAAGTGCTGTTAAGTCTGGCACAAACCCACAAATACCGTCTGGTCGCTGCCGTGGCCGAAACTGACGAAAGCCGCGCTTATTTGACTCAACTGGGATGCTGCTATTTCGCCGAGAGCAGCCCAGTGAGTGAAACCCAATCAGGGCTTTTTCAACAGTTGGCGTAA
- the polA gene encoding DNA polymerase I, with the protein MVVIPDNPLILVDGSSYLFRAYHSPPHLTNSKGEATGAIYGVVNMLKSLLRQYKPSQMVVVFDAKGPTFRNEMYSEYKAHRPPMPDDLRSQIAPLHQIIEAMGLPLICISGVEADDVIGTLAVQASQQGRHVLISTGDKDMAQLVDQHVTLINTMTDTILDPAGVAEKFGVGPELIVDYLALMGDKADNIPGLPGVGEKTAMALLQGIGSIEKLYQQLDQIAALNFRGSKTIAAKMEEFKDQLTLSYQLATIKTDVELSLQPDSLDIKTPDQTKLAELFAACEFRRWLSEVLAGKDTATAVATAAAKQTEEQASETPANGIDTSSYPCILTEADFLQLVKRLPEVELVAFDTETTSLDYMQADVVGISLALAAGDACYIPLAHDYVGAPEQLNRDWVLAQLKDWLEDESKAKVGQNLKYDQSVLARHGITLRGIRFDTMLESYIVNSVASRHDMDSLSLKYLGHKTISFEDIAGKGAKQITFNQIALEQASPYAAEDADVTLRLHQTLWPMLEQHSGLQKVFRDIEMPLVPILSKMERTGVKIDSNLLAQQSLDLAKRIGEIEQEAYQMAGKEFNLSSPKQLQEILFEQMGLPVLKKTPTGTPSTAEEVLAELALDYEFPKLITEHRGLSKLKSTYTDKLPLSVNPATGRVHTSYHQAVAATGRLSSTEPNLQNIPIRSEEGRRIRQAFIAEAGKTILAIDYSQIELRIMAHLSRDPALLNAFAQGKDIHRATAAEVFGVALDQVSSEQRRRAKAVNFGLIYGMSAFGLARQLGISRGEAQQYVDLYFERFPGVLDYMERTRTQAHEQGYVETLFGRRLYLPEINAKNMARKKGAERAAINAPMQGTAADIIKMAMIQVSAWQDKQPAGIVAMIMQVHDELVFEVKTEELERVSSELVEIMQSAASLDVPLLAEAGFGPNWDQAH; encoded by the coding sequence ATGGTTGTTATACCGGACAATCCTCTCATTTTGGTCGACGGTTCTTCTTATTTATTCCGCGCTTATCATTCGCCACCACACCTGACCAATTCCAAAGGAGAAGCCACCGGCGCTATTTATGGCGTGGTCAACATGCTGAAAAGTTTGTTGCGCCAATACAAACCCAGTCAGATGGTGGTGGTGTTTGACGCCAAAGGTCCTACCTTTCGTAATGAAATGTACAGCGAATACAAAGCCCATCGCCCGCCGATGCCTGACGACTTGCGCAGCCAGATTGCGCCATTACATCAAATCATTGAGGCTATGGGTTTACCGCTGATCTGTATCAGTGGTGTTGAAGCGGACGATGTGATTGGTACTTTGGCTGTTCAAGCCAGCCAACAAGGCCGCCATGTGTTGATCTCTACTGGTGACAAAGATATGGCCCAGTTGGTAGATCAGCATGTCACCTTAATTAACACCATGACAGATACTATTTTGGACCCGGCAGGAGTTGCTGAAAAGTTTGGTGTAGGGCCAGAGCTGATTGTCGACTATTTAGCCTTGATGGGCGATAAAGCTGACAATATTCCGGGTTTGCCAGGTGTCGGTGAAAAAACTGCCATGGCTTTGCTGCAAGGTATTGGTTCAATAGAAAAGTTGTACCAGCAGTTGGATCAGATAGCAGCACTGAACTTCCGTGGCAGCAAAACCATAGCAGCCAAAATGGAAGAATTTAAAGATCAGCTGACGTTGTCTTATCAGCTCGCCACCATCAAAACAGATGTCGAATTATCGTTACAACCCGATAGCTTAGATATCAAAACACCGGATCAGACTAAACTGGCCGAACTGTTTGCAGCTTGTGAATTCAGACGCTGGTTAAGCGAAGTATTAGCAGGTAAAGATACTGCAACAGCAGTAGCGACTGCAGCTGCCAAACAGACAGAAGAGCAAGCAAGTGAAACGCCAGCCAATGGCATTGATACCAGCAGCTACCCATGTATTTTAACCGAAGCTGATTTTCTGCAGCTGGTAAAGCGTCTGCCAGAAGTTGAACTGGTAGCTTTTGATACCGAAACCACCAGCCTGGATTATATGCAAGCTGATGTGGTGGGTATTTCTCTGGCTTTAGCAGCCGGGGATGCTTGTTATATTCCGTTGGCGCATGACTATGTTGGTGCACCTGAACAGCTGAATCGTGACTGGGTGTTAGCTCAGTTGAAGGACTGGCTGGAAGATGAAAGCAAAGCCAAAGTAGGCCAGAACCTGAAGTACGATCAAAGCGTACTGGCGCGCCATGGCATAACGCTGCGCGGAATTCGCTTTGACACTATGCTTGAGTCTTACATTGTAAATAGTGTGGCCTCCCGCCACGATATGGACTCCTTGTCACTGAAGTACCTTGGCCATAAAACCATAAGCTTTGAAGACATCGCAGGCAAAGGCGCCAAACAAATCACCTTTAACCAAATTGCTCTGGAACAAGCTTCACCTTATGCAGCAGAAGATGCGGATGTGACTTTGCGGTTACACCAAACCTTGTGGCCGATGCTGGAGCAACATTCAGGCTTGCAGAAAGTATTCCGTGATATCGAAATGCCACTGGTACCTATTTTGTCCAAAATGGAACGTACCGGGGTAAAAATTGATAGCAACTTGCTGGCGCAACAAAGTCTGGATTTAGCCAAACGTATAGGCGAGATTGAGCAGGAAGCCTATCAGATGGCGGGTAAAGAATTTAACTTGTCATCTCCGAAGCAACTACAGGAAATTTTGTTTGAACAGATGGGTTTACCTGTACTGAAAAAAACACCTACAGGCACACCATCCACCGCAGAAGAAGTACTAGCTGAGCTGGCGCTTGATTATGAGTTTCCGAAACTTATTACGGAACACCGGGGTTTAAGTAAGCTCAAATCCACCTATACCGACAAACTGCCGTTGTCAGTTAATCCGGCAACAGGCCGGGTACATACCTCTTATCATCAGGCTGTTGCAGCCACAGGCCGCTTAAGTTCCACCGAGCCTAACCTGCAAAATATTCCGATCCGTAGTGAAGAAGGTCGCCGTATTCGTCAGGCTTTTATTGCTGAAGCGGGTAAAACCATTTTGGCAATCGACTATTCACAAATTGAACTACGCATCATGGCGCACTTATCACGTGACCCAGCTCTGCTGAATGCCTTTGCGCAAGGCAAAGATATTCACAGAGCCACAGCCGCTGAAGTTTTTGGTGTAGCGCTGGATCAGGTCAGTTCAGAACAACGCCGCCGCGCTAAAGCGGTCAACTTCGGTCTTATTTATGGTATGTCGGCTTTTGGTTTGGCGCGCCAGTTAGGCATTAGTCGGGGGGAAGCACAGCAGTATGTAGATCTGTACTTCGAACGTTTTCCTGGCGTATTGGATTATATGGAGCGCACCCGCACTCAGGCGCACGAACAAGGATATGTGGAAACTCTGTTTGGCCGCCGTTTGTACTTACCAGAAATTAATGCCAAAAACATGGCCCGGAAAAAAGGTGCCGAGCGAGCAGCCATCAATGCGCCTATGCAGGGCACTGCAGCCGACATTATCAAAATGGCCATGATTCAAGTGTCAGCCTGGCAGGACAAACAACCTGCAGGTATCGTTGCAATGATTATGCAGGTACACGATGAACTGGTGTTTGAAGTGAAAACTGAAGAACTGGAACGGGTAAGTTCTGAACTGGTTGAAATCATGCAATCTGCCGCATCACTGGATGTGCCATTACTTGCAGAAGCTGGTTTTGGTCCAAACTGGGATCAGGCGCATTAA
- the ubiK gene encoding ubiquinone biosynthesis accessory factor UbiK: MIDAKKIEEIAKQIGAAIPPKMREMADDVENKVKQVLQQKLSQLDFVSREEFDVQTQVLAKTRAKLDELERRVAELSAKDESAN, encoded by the coding sequence ATGATTGATGCAAAAAAGATTGAAGAAATTGCGAAACAAATTGGTGCAGCTATCCCACCTAAAATGCGTGAGATGGCCGATGATGTTGAAAACAAAGTAAAACAGGTGTTGCAGCAAAAGCTGAGCCAATTGGATTTTGTCTCCCGCGAAGAGTTTGATGTGCAAACTCAGGTGCTGGCGAAAACCCGTGCCAAATTGGATGAACTGGAACGTCGTGTGGCTGAACTGTCTGCGAAAGACGAGTCAGCTAACTAA
- the yihA gene encoding ribosome biogenesis GTP-binding protein YihA/YsxC, which translates to MYKAIINYQKATFLTSAPDIKALPADTGIEVAFAGRSNAGKSSALNTLTRQNGLARTSKTPGRTQLINTFSLAENQRLIDLPGYGFAKVPLAVKEKWQKALSEYLMKRESLKGIVILMDIRHPLKDLDQDLIHWAVQSNLQVLLLLTKADKLSPGPRKKVLMEVTEASMAFMGDVTVQVFSSLTKLGLSELEQKLDQWYSAEQE; encoded by the coding sequence GTGTACAAAGCGATCATCAATTATCAGAAAGCAACTTTTCTGACCAGTGCCCCTGATATTAAGGCTCTGCCCGCAGATACAGGTATCGAAGTTGCCTTTGCTGGTCGTTCTAACGCCGGCAAGTCCAGTGCATTAAATACGCTGACACGGCAAAATGGTTTAGCCCGAACCAGTAAAACGCCAGGTCGTACTCAGTTAATTAATACGTTTTCTTTAGCTGAGAATCAACGCCTGATCGATTTACCAGGTTATGGCTTTGCTAAAGTGCCTTTAGCAGTCAAAGAAAAATGGCAAAAAGCCCTGAGCGAATATCTGATGAAACGCGAAAGCCTAAAAGGCATAGTGATTTTAATGGATATCCGCCATCCGTTAAAAGATTTGGATCAGGATTTAATTCATTGGGCTGTGCAAAGTAATTTGCAGGTTTTATTGCTGTTGACTAAAGCTGACAAGTTAAGCCCTGGCCCACGCAAAAAAGTATTAATGGAAGTAACAGAAGCTTCTATGGCGTTTATGGGTGATGTGACAGTGCAAGTCTTCAGTTCCCTGACTAAATTGGGTTTGTCTGAGTTAGAACAAAAACTGGACCAATGGTACAGCGCAGAACAAGAATAA
- a CDS encoding Xaa-Pro dipeptidase encodes MKLSQVSVLVAGLFSSVVLAQVEQVIQVGHLLDVRTGNYQKNKAILVEAGRISAIVDADQAPKNVQVIDLSTHYVVPGLIDMHVHLTSDPQKHGYRGLVETPTREAIFGVSAAKATLKAGFTTVRNLGAAGFADVSLRDAIDDGEIQGPRMRVAANTICITGGHCDNNLLPHIYNSRSAGVANGPDEVRAKVRENIKYGADVIKFAATGGVLSKNTDVNASQYNFEEMKALIDEAHDRGRIVAAHAHGLQGIKRAIEAGVDSIEHGSFIDDDAIKLAKKHGTYLVMDVYVSDYILSEGEKAGILPESLAKEKKVGLLQRQNFQKAVKAGVKMAYGTDAGVYTHGLNGRQFAYMVQWGMTPLQAIQAATVNAGTLLNWKNEQGQQNVGVLEVGAFADLVAVPVDPLTQIKALEQPAQVLKSGQQVL; translated from the coding sequence ATGAAGTTAAGTCAGGTATCGGTGCTAGTGGCAGGGCTATTCAGCTCTGTGGTTTTGGCTCAGGTTGAGCAGGTAATTCAGGTCGGGCATCTGCTCGATGTACGCACAGGCAATTACCAGAAAAACAAAGCTATTTTGGTTGAAGCGGGTCGCATCAGCGCTATAGTCGATGCGGACCAAGCGCCAAAAAATGTGCAGGTGATTGATTTATCAACACATTATGTAGTGCCTGGCCTGATCGATATGCACGTACATTTAACTTCAGATCCGCAAAAACATGGGTACCGTGGTTTAGTGGAAACCCCAACCCGTGAAGCGATATTTGGTGTCAGTGCTGCCAAAGCTACTTTAAAAGCCGGTTTTACCACAGTGCGAAACTTGGGTGCTGCTGGTTTTGCCGATGTGTCTCTGCGTGATGCCATTGATGATGGTGAAATTCAGGGACCACGGATGCGGGTGGCGGCCAATACCATTTGTATTACAGGCGGTCACTGTGATAACAACCTGCTGCCGCATATCTACAACTCCAGAAGCGCAGGTGTGGCCAATGGGCCGGATGAAGTTCGGGCAAAAGTGCGTGAAAATATTAAATACGGCGCCGATGTGATTAAGTTTGCAGCTACAGGCGGTGTGTTATCCAAAAATACAGATGTGAATGCCAGTCAGTATAACTTTGAAGAAATGAAAGCCTTAATAGATGAAGCGCACGACAGAGGCCGTATAGTCGCGGCTCATGCCCATGGTTTACAGGGGATTAAGCGTGCTATTGAGGCCGGTGTGGATTCGATTGAACACGGCAGTTTTATCGACGACGATGCTATTAAACTGGCGAAAAAACACGGCACTTATTTAGTGATGGATGTTTACGTTAGTGACTATATCTTAAGTGAAGGTGAAAAAGCTGGCATATTGCCAGAGTCTCTGGCCAAAGAGAAAAAGGTAGGCTTGTTGCAACGACAAAACTTCCAGAAAGCTGTTAAAGCCGGAGTGAAGATGGCCTATGGCACTGATGCAGGTGTATATACTCATGGTCTCAATGGTCGTCAGTTTGCTTATATGGTGCAGTGGGGCATGACGCCTTTACAGGCGATTCAGGCTGCCACAGTTAATGCTGGCACCTTATTAAACTGGAAAAATGAGCAAGGCCAACAAAATGTCGGCGTGTTAGAAGTAGGGGCTTTTGCTGATTTAGTGGCAGTGCCTGTTGATCCCCTTACTCAAATCAAAGCGCTGGAGCAACCTGCACAAGTGCTGAAGTCAGGTCAGCAAGTGTTATAA
- a CDS encoding c-type cytochrome: protein MKKFALPLTLFLGLISTAYAADGDAEAGKAKSVTCAACHGMDGNSPTDLYPKIAGQHAGYLFKQLKEFKLGATTGGKEGRNNPVMAGMVAALSEQDMKDLAAYYSSQTMKEGSTPEDVVAKGEKLFRGGDLDRGIAACIACHGPRGVGHSLAGFPKISFQHAAYIKTQLESFRNGSRANDMNGMMRDVAKKLTDEDIEVLSKYVGGLH from the coding sequence ATGAAAAAATTCGCACTTCCACTCACGCTCTTTTTAGGGTTAATCAGTACAGCTTATGCAGCCGATGGGGATGCAGAAGCAGGTAAAGCTAAATCCGTGACTTGTGCTGCCTGCCATGGCATGGACGGGAATAGCCCAACAGATTTATATCCAAAAATTGCTGGTCAACATGCTGGTTATCTATTTAAGCAATTAAAAGAATTTAAACTCGGAGCCACTACAGGTGGTAAAGAAGGCCGCAATAACCCTGTGATGGCAGGTATGGTTGCTGCTTTGTCTGAGCAGGATATGAAAGATCTGGCGGCTTATTACTCCAGCCAAACCATGAAAGAAGGCAGCACGCCGGAAGATGTGGTTGCTAAAGGTGAAAAATTATTCCGTGGTGGTGACCTGGATCGTGGCATTGCAGCCTGTATCGCTTGTCACGGCCCACGTGGTGTAGGCCATAGCTTAGCTGGCTTCCCGAAAATTTCGTTCCAGCATGCGGCTTATATTAAAACTCAGCTGGAGTCTTTCCGTAACGGTTCACGTGCCAATGATATGAATGGCATGATGCGTGATGTTGCGAAAAAACTAACTGACGAAGATATAGAAGTATTATCTAAGTATGTGGGTGGTTTACACTAA